Part of the Leifsonia soli genome is shown below.
GCTGACGACGCACGGCATCCTGCACCTGCTCGGCTTCGACCACGCGGAGCCGGCCGAGGAGCGCGAGATGTTCGCCATCCAGCGCGACATCCTCGTCGGCTTCGCGCGCTACGACCGACAGCGGTAGGGGGCGGGATGCTGCAGGCGCTGTTCTTCATCGTCGCGTTCCTGCTGGTGGCCTTCGGCGGCCTGATGGCCGCGGTCGACTCGGCTCTCGCGGTGCAGTCGCGCGCCGACATCGCCGACCTGGCCGAGACGTCGCGGGCGAAGAAGTCGCTGCGGGCGATCGCGGAGGACCCCGGCGCATACTTCAACGCGATCAGCTTCACGCGCATCATCGCCGAGACGACCGCTGCGGTGCTGGTCACCCTCGCCTTCGAGCAGATCTTCGAGCAGTGGTGGATCTCCCTGATCCTCGCAGCCCTGATCATGACGGCGGTGTCGTTCGTGCTCGTCGGCGTCAGCCCGCGCAGCGTCGGGCGGGCGAACTCCACGCTGCTGCTGCGCCTGACCGCGCCGATCGTCCGCTTTGTGCGCGTCGTGCTCGGCCCCATCCCGGGCGGGCTGGTGGCGCTCGGCAACCGCGTCACGCCGTCCCGCGCGCGCTCCGCGCCGGTGACGAGCGAGGAGCAGCTGCTCTCGATCGTCGACGAGGCGACCGAGTTCGACGTGCTCGAAGAGGATGACCGCGAGCTCATCCACTCGATCTTCGAGTTCAACGCGACGGTGGTGCGCGAGGTGATGATCCCGCGCACGGACATGGTCACGGTCGACTCGACCGCCGGACTCGGCACCGCGATGGGGCTGTTCTTCAGCACCGGCGTGTCCCGGATGCCGGTGATCGACGGCGGCGACCCGGACGAGGTGGTCGGCATCCTCTACCTGCGGGACGCCGCCAAGCTGAGCTTCGAGCGCCCCCTCGGCGCCGACGAGCTCACCGTGCGCGACCTGGCGCGCCCGGCGCTGTTCGTGCCGGAGTCGCAGAAGGCCGATGCCCTGCTCGCCCAGATGCAGCGCGAGTCGAACCACCTGGCGATGGTCGTGGACGAGTACGGCGGCATCGCCGGACTGGTCACCCTCGAAGACCTCATCGAGGAGCTGGTCGGCGACATCTCCGACGAGTACGACCACGAGGTCGCGCTGATCCAGGCGATCGGCGAGGGGCGCTACCGCATC
Proteins encoded:
- a CDS encoding hemolysin family protein — its product is MLQALFFIVAFLLVAFGGLMAAVDSALAVQSRADIADLAETSRAKKSLRAIAEDPGAYFNAISFTRIIAETTAAVLVTLAFEQIFEQWWISLILAALIMTAVSFVLVGVSPRSVGRANSTLLLRLTAPIVRFVRVVLGPIPGGLVALGNRVTPSRARSAPVTSEEQLLSIVDEATEFDVLEEDDRELIHSIFEFNATVVREVMIPRTDMVTVDSTAGLGTAMGLFFSTGVSRMPVIDGGDPDEVVGILYLRDAAKLSFERPLGADELTVRDLARPALFVPESQKADALLAQMQRESNHLAMVVDEYGGIAGLVTLEDLIEELVGDISDEYDHEVALIQAIGEGRYRIATRLPIDDLAELFDTEIEEEDVDSVGGLVTKALGRLPEVGSAVTVHGLRFTVDRIEGRHKHVATVIVERDAALLPAANDETAGSRDDDRRGGRHDRHGDTRHAENRHGDAGDSRRSDTRHTQESRS